A stretch of the Bacteroidota bacterium genome encodes the following:
- a CDS encoding bifunctional (p)ppGpp synthetase/guanosine-3',5'-bis(diphosphate) 3'-pyrophosphohydrolase, with protein MQQQPVINLEAEKKEILKRYRALLKACKRTLEKGDKILIRKAFDISLEAHKNMRRKSGEPYIYHPIAVAHICAEEIGLGTTSVVCALLHDVVEDTDLTLEDIKRLFGEKEAKIIDGLTKISGVFDQGSSLQAENFRKMLLTLSDDVRVILIKLADRLHNMRTLESMKRDKQLKIASETLYLYAPLAHRLGLNAIKTELEDLGLKYTEPDVFNEIEQRLRESEPERKKFISKFMVPIKEILEEQGLKAKIIGRPKSIYSINNKIKNKGVPFEEIYDLFAIRIIIDTPPENEKTDCWRVYSIVTDFYHPSPDRLRDWISTPKANGYESLHTTVMGPEGKWVEVQIRTVRMDELAEKGYAAHWKYKDSANESQLDDWIRKIREILESPEENAMEFLDDFKLNLFAEEIFAFTPKGEMKTLPIGATALDFAFDIHTKIGEKCIGAKVNHKLVPLSYKLKSGDQVEVLTSNKQTPKEDWLGYVVTARAKSKIKNALKEVRRKVAEEGREILQRKFNHLKIDFTVNNINELANYFKLQSSQELFYRIAVGNINIKHLKDFRQEHGKIVHKSGSIKKTESAQSLEQLVTAARGKSDMLVLGENLNKIDYKLSPCCTPIPGDDVFGFITINEGIKIHRVNCPNAVQLLSNYAYRVVKAKWTSQELISFLSGIKITGIDEVGLVNNITKIISNELNVNMRSISFDTNDGTFEGTVMVFVHDTNHLTELMKKLKTVNGVLTVTRIDSNN; from the coding sequence ATGCAACAACAGCCTGTTATTAATTTAGAAGCAGAAAAAAAAGAAATTTTAAAACGTTATCGTGCTTTACTGAAAGCATGCAAGAGAACCTTAGAAAAAGGTGATAAAATTCTTATTCGAAAAGCGTTTGATATATCACTGGAAGCGCATAAAAACATGCGCAGAAAAAGCGGTGAACCATACATCTATCATCCAATTGCGGTTGCACACATCTGTGCGGAAGAAATCGGACTTGGAACCACCTCTGTTGTTTGCGCCTTGCTGCATGATGTTGTTGAAGATACCGACCTCACACTTGAAGATATAAAACGACTATTCGGAGAAAAGGAAGCCAAGATTATTGATGGCTTAACTAAAATATCCGGAGTATTTGATCAAGGCTCTTCCCTACAGGCAGAGAATTTCAGAAAGATGCTCCTCACCCTTTCGGATGACGTTCGTGTAATACTTATTAAGCTTGCCGACAGATTGCACAATATGCGCACGTTAGAGAGTATGAAGCGCGATAAACAATTAAAAATTGCTTCTGAAACCTTATACCTCTACGCTCCATTAGCTCACCGCTTGGGTTTAAATGCCATAAAAACGGAATTAGAAGATTTAGGATTAAAATACACTGAACCGGATGTGTTCAATGAAATTGAACAACGTTTGAGAGAATCCGAGCCGGAACGCAAAAAATTCATATCAAAATTCATGGTTCCTATCAAAGAAATTTTAGAGGAACAGGGCTTAAAAGCAAAAATCATCGGGCGTCCAAAATCTATTTATTCAATCAATAATAAGATCAAAAATAAAGGTGTGCCCTTTGAAGAAATTTATGATTTATTTGCCATTCGCATCATCATTGATACTCCACCCGAAAATGAAAAAACAGATTGCTGGCGAGTATATTCCATTGTAACGGACTTCTATCATCCTAGTCCGGATCGCTTGCGTGATTGGATTTCAACGCCCAAGGCCAATGGATATGAAAGTTTGCACACCACTGTAATGGGACCGGAAGGAAAATGGGTAGAAGTGCAAATCCGAACAGTTCGAATGGATGAACTCGCTGAAAAAGGATATGCCGCGCATTGGAAATACAAAGACAGTGCAAATGAAAGTCAGCTGGATGACTGGATTCGCAAAATTCGTGAGATACTTGAAAGTCCGGAAGAAAATGCAATGGAATTTTTGGATGATTTCAAACTCAATTTATTTGCGGAAGAAATTTTTGCCTTTACCCCTAAAGGTGAAATGAAAACCTTACCCATTGGCGCAACTGCTCTTGATTTTGCATTTGACATCCACACCAAAATAGGTGAAAAATGTATTGGCGCGAAAGTGAATCATAAACTTGTTCCGCTCAGCTATAAGTTAAAAAGTGGTGACCAGGTAGAAGTTCTTACCTCTAACAAACAAACACCCAAAGAAGATTGGCTGGGTTACGTTGTAACAGCAAGAGCAAAATCGAAAATTAAAAATGCACTCAAAGAAGTTCGGAGAAAGGTAGCAGAAGAAGGACGAGAAATCTTGCAAAGAAAATTCAACCACTTAAAAATTGATTTTACTGTTAACAATATTAATGAGCTTGCTAACTATTTTAAACTTCAAAGTAGTCAGGAGTTATTTTATAGAATCGCGGTTGGTAATATTAACATCAAACACCTCAAAGATTTCCGACAAGAGCATGGAAAAATCGTTCACAAATCGGGAAGTATTAAAAAAACAGAATCAGCGCAATCGCTGGAACAACTTGTTACTGCAGCACGTGGAAAATCCGACATGCTCGTATTGGGTGAAAACCTGAACAAAATTGATTATAAACTTTCACCTTGCTGTACCCCCATTCCTGGTGACGATGTATTTGGATTTATAACCATCAATGAAGGAATAAAAATTCACCGAGTCAACTGCCCCAATGCGGTTCAACTATTATCCAACTATGCATACCGTGTTGTAAAAGCAAAATGGACGAGTCAAGAGCTGATTTCATTTTTATCTGGGATTAAAATTACCGGAATTGATGAGGTAGGATTAGTGAATAATATCACAAAAATTATTTCAAACGAATTAAACGTAAACATGCGTTCGATTAGTTTTGATACCAATGATGGAACCTTTGAAGGAACTGTAATGGTGTTTGTTCATGACACGAATCACTTAACCGAATTAATGAAAAAATTAAAAACGGTAAATGGTGTTTTAACAGTTACCCGTATTGACAGTAACAACTAA
- a CDS encoding glycosyltransferase family 4 protein: MKKKIVYIISDIDRAVGFEDIYTFLKDKFDFTFILLNKGDSYFERYCLSNKIPCFRINYLGKKSIPSAIFKTFSLLKKIKPDIVHTHLVDASIIGLTAAKLARINNRIHTRHHSDFHHVYFPHAIKYDKYINRMSCKIIAVSYSVKKILTEHENVPAEKVTTIHHGFKIDEFSNIPQERIIALNEKYNPKKHFPVVGVISRYTEWKGIQNIIPAFKEVLKIHPNALLILANAKGTYKPQIDKLLQDLPKENYLEISFEHDLHALYKLFNVFVHVPITTTAEAFGQVYIEAFLSKVPSIYTKSGIANEFGNTDKICAFVENENNVSLINSAILEILKNANERSHNNEQKRISVCLSKFLIGTSNGRF; the protein is encoded by the coding sequence ATGAAAAAGAAAATTGTTTATATCATTTCGGATATTGACAGAGCGGTAGGTTTTGAAGACATATATACCTTTCTAAAAGACAAATTCGACTTCACATTTATACTTTTAAATAAAGGTGATTCTTATTTTGAACGCTACTGCCTTTCCAACAAAATTCCTTGTTTCAGAATTAACTATTTAGGCAAAAAAAGCATTCCGAGTGCAATCTTTAAAACATTTTCCTTACTTAAAAAAATCAAGCCTGACATTGTGCACACTCATTTAGTGGATGCATCTATTATTGGTCTAACTGCTGCAAAATTAGCACGCATAAATAATCGAATTCATACCCGTCACCATTCTGATTTTCATCATGTATATTTTCCACACGCCATAAAATATGACAAATACATTAATCGAATGTCATGTAAAATTATTGCAGTTTCATACAGTGTTAAAAAAATATTAACAGAACATGAAAATGTACCTGCCGAAAAAGTAACAACCATTCATCATGGCTTTAAAATAGATGAATTCAGCAACATTCCGCAAGAAAGAATTATCGCATTAAATGAAAAATACAATCCAAAAAAACATTTTCCGGTAGTGGGTGTTATCTCCAGATATACCGAATGGAAAGGGATACAAAACATCATCCCCGCTTTTAAAGAAGTATTAAAAATTCATCCAAATGCATTATTAATTTTAGCAAATGCAAAAGGAACATACAAACCGCAAATTGATAAGTTATTACAGGATTTACCAAAAGAAAACTATCTGGAAATTTCTTTTGAGCACGATTTACATGCCCTCTACAAACTATTTAACGTTTTTGTACATGTGCCCATCACAACAACAGCAGAGGCATTCGGGCAAGTATACATCGAAGCCTTTTTATCAAAAGTGCCAAGCATTTATACCAAATCAGGCATTGCAAACGAATTTGGTAACACAGATAAAATTTGTGCGTTTGTAGAAAACGAGAATAATGTTTCCCTAATCAATAGTGCTATTCTGGAAATTCTTAAAAATGCAAACGAAAGAAGCCACAACAATGAGCAAAAACGCATATCAGTATGCTTGTCAAAATTTCTCATTGGAACTTCAAATGGCAGATTTTGA
- the asnB gene encoding asparagine synthase (glutamine-hydrolyzing), with translation MCGIAGYYSFTNKFSQKDLEEMTAAIAHRGPDAEGFYKDTVCGLGHRRLSIIDLSSNANQPMHSADNRYVMVYNGEVYNYREIAAELRQKFKSEFITSSDSEVILEAYVQYGPEFVQKLNGMFAFAIYDKHKNELFVCRDRIGIKPLYYFWDGENFAFASELKALTKVSVIPLELNRNAIYKFLHLGFIPAPQSIYQSIKKLDSGTWIKISKNNFESDKYWSINKQVTEKVITKEKEAIVKLSDLLMSSVQYQIKSDVPFGVFLSGGIDSSLVTANAVNLSGVKVNTFSIGFEENKYNESVYAKAVANHLGTNHHEFIVSYKDAIDLIDTIFDVYSEPFADSSSIPTLLVSKLAKGEVTVTLSGEGGDELFLGYGAYQWAKRLNNPFIKTFRKQIGKVIATNKNYTRHEAYFNYPSEQLQYSHTLSQELYYFSLDEINNNTTTAFKNYPGATNKDSLNSFGVEIDHLKRKLNPMEKQAIFDLHFYLQGDLLTKVDRASMYYSLETRVPYLDHRIIEFSLNLSHELKYKNNTSKYLLKEILYQYVPEKIFNRPKQGFAIPLEGWLKKELKFLIDEYLSESVIKKYNILDYKKVEELKQNFLVYNQSYLYNRLWILIVLHKWLVKNVA, from the coding sequence ATGTGTGGCATAGCCGGCTATTACTCCTTCACAAATAAATTCTCACAAAAGGATCTTGAAGAGATGACTGCCGCTATTGCACATCGCGGTCCGGATGCTGAAGGATTTTACAAAGATACTGTCTGCGGTTTAGGTCATAGAAGATTAAGCATTATCGATTTATCATCGAATGCGAATCAACCGATGCATTCTGCCGACAACAGATATGTAATGGTTTATAATGGTGAGGTTTATAACTATCGTGAAATTGCAGCAGAACTGAGGCAGAAATTCAAATCTGAATTCATTACCTCATCTGATAGTGAAGTTATTCTGGAAGCATATGTACAATACGGGCCCGAGTTTGTACAAAAACTAAATGGCATGTTTGCCTTTGCCATTTACGACAAACATAAAAATGAACTTTTTGTTTGTCGCGACCGAATTGGAATTAAACCACTTTATTACTTCTGGGATGGAGAAAATTTTGCATTCGCATCTGAACTAAAAGCCTTGACAAAAGTATCCGTTATTCCGCTTGAGCTCAATCGAAATGCCATCTACAAATTTTTACATTTAGGATTTATTCCTGCGCCACAATCGATTTATCAATCTATCAAAAAACTAGACTCCGGCACATGGATCAAGATTTCGAAAAACAATTTTGAATCCGATAAATATTGGTCAATTAACAAACAAGTAACAGAAAAAGTCATTACAAAGGAAAAAGAAGCGATTGTAAAGCTAAGCGATCTTTTAATGAGTTCTGTTCAATATCAAATAAAAAGCGATGTACCCTTTGGTGTTTTTTTAAGCGGTGGTATTGATTCCAGCTTAGTAACTGCAAATGCGGTAAATCTATCGGGAGTAAAGGTTAATACCTTTTCGATTGGTTTTGAAGAAAATAAATACAATGAATCTGTTTATGCAAAAGCAGTAGCCAATCATCTTGGGACAAACCATCACGAATTTATTGTATCTTATAAAGATGCGATTGATTTGATTGATACCATTTTTGATGTATATAGCGAACCTTTTGCCGACTCATCATCCATTCCAACATTACTTGTTTCTAAATTAGCAAAAGGTGAAGTGACTGTCACATTATCGGGTGAAGGTGGCGATGAATTATTCTTGGGTTATGGCGCTTATCAATGGGCTAAAAGATTGAACAACCCTTTCATAAAAACATTTAGAAAACAAATTGGAAAAGTAATAGCGACCAATAAAAATTATACACGACACGAAGCCTATTTTAATTATCCAAGCGAACAATTGCAGTATAGTCATACGCTTTCTCAAGAACTATATTATTTTTCGTTGGATGAGATAAACAATAATACTACCACAGCTTTTAAAAACTACCCAGGAGCAACAAATAAAGATTCACTGAATAGTTTTGGAGTTGAAATAGACCATCTCAAACGCAAGTTAAATCCAATGGAAAAGCAAGCCATTTTTGACCTTCATTTCTACCTTCAAGGGGATTTGCTTACAAAGGTGGACAGAGCCAGCATGTATTATTCATTAGAGACTAGAGTCCCCTACCTTGACCATCGTATTATCGAGTTTTCGTTGAACCTTTCGCATGAATTAAAATACAAAAACAATACATCAAAATATCTTCTGAAAGAAATTTTATATCAGTACGTACCTGAAAAAATATTCAATCGCCCGAAACAAGGATTTGCTATTCCTTTAGAAGGTTGGTTAAAAAAAGAATTGAAATTTTTAATTGATGAATATCTTTCAGAGTCTGTTATAAAAAAATACAATATCCTGGATTATAAAAAAGTAGAAGAGTTAAAACAAAATTTTCTAGTGTATAACCAAAGCTACTTATACAATCGTTTGTGGATTTTAATTGTGTTACACAAATGGCTTGTTAAAAACGTAGCTTAA
- a CDS encoding class I SAM-dependent methyltransferase has protein sequence MQNKMNALKYHFIPISNCNMCGSPSHNHRILGKRLNASQGKKPKSKTGITTSVVKCKTCGLIYSNPQPIPFNIQDHYGIPPENYWKSDYFTINDTYFKYEIDVLRTLIPNFNGLKALDIGAGLGKSMIALDKVGFETYGLEPSEPFYKKAIEKMKINPERLKLGMLEEVNYPENEFEFITFGAVLEHLYSPGESIEKALHSLKPNGIIHIEVPSSNWLVNKLINAYYRLIGTDYVANISPMHPPYHLYEFSLEAFQLHGKKNNYEVIHHEYHVCETYLPKFLNFFIKPYMKKTNTGLQLAVWLKKIK, from the coding sequence ATGCAAAATAAAATGAACGCTTTAAAGTACCATTTTATTCCTATTTCTAATTGTAATATGTGTGGCTCCCCTTCACACAATCATCGGATATTAGGCAAACGACTAAATGCCTCACAAGGAAAAAAACCGAAATCCAAAACCGGAATCACAACTTCTGTGGTAAAATGTAAAACATGCGGACTTATTTATTCAAATCCTCAGCCAATTCCATTTAACATTCAAGATCACTACGGAATCCCTCCAGAAAACTACTGGAAAAGTGACTACTTTACGATCAACGACACATATTTTAAATATGAAATTGATGTATTGCGAACGTTGATACCGAATTTCAATGGATTAAAAGCACTCGACATTGGAGCTGGATTAGGCAAAAGCATGATTGCACTTGACAAAGTTGGCTTTGAAACATATGGTCTTGAACCTTCCGAACCTTTTTATAAAAAAGCGATTGAAAAAATGAAAATCAATCCGGAACGGTTAAAATTAGGAATGCTTGAAGAAGTAAACTATCCTGAAAACGAATTTGAATTTATAACTTTCGGAGCAGTATTAGAACATTTGTATTCTCCAGGTGAATCCATTGAAAAAGCGCTACATAGTCTTAAACCCAATGGAATTATTCACATTGAAGTTCCTTCTTCCAATTGGCTTGTCAATAAATTAATAAATGCATATTATAGATTAATAGGAACGGACTATGTCGCAAACATCAGCCCAATGCATCCTCCTTATCATTTATATGAATTTAGTCTGGAAGCATTTCAATTACATGGTAAAAAGAATAATTACGAAGTCATACACCACGAATACCATGTGTGTGAAACCTATCTGCCAAAGTTTCTCAACTTTTTTATAAAGCCTTACATGAAAAAAACAAACACTGGTTTGCAATTAGCTGTTTGGCTGAAGAAAATTAAATAG
- a CDS encoding glycosyltransferase, giving the protein MSVDKYKVSICVTTYNHEKFIQRALDSILSQEVNFNYQIVISDDCSTDRTREIILEYKKLYPDKIKAILNDPNLGVVANFFSAITQCDGEYIAILDGDDAMLPQKLQKQVDYLNQNLDCAIVSHQVRVFDSETNKTLDFFKSPNKNQTKFTVEDLINYGNFISSPSKMFRKSSMPKNGIDPNIQFVADWYLSIENALNGNIGFIDECLAEYRSHNKSFMKSINGKNHFEVISYIINSLETRFPGRFSNLFNRNWAYAYLIYTTFHIKNNNFKEARTTIFKSIKNKPFYSLSQYFYLTWAYIPFLGFIFKKIR; this is encoded by the coding sequence ATGTCAGTTGATAAATACAAGGTTAGTATCTGTGTTACAACCTACAACCATGAAAAATTCATACAAAGGGCACTTGATAGTATCTTATCTCAAGAGGTAAATTTCAACTATCAAATTGTTATTTCTGATGATTGCTCAACTGATCGTACAAGAGAAATTATTCTTGAATATAAAAAACTGTACCCTGACAAGATAAAGGCTATTCTAAATGATCCCAATCTTGGAGTTGTTGCTAATTTCTTTTCTGCAATCACTCAATGCGATGGAGAATATATTGCCATTTTAGATGGTGATGACGCTATGTTACCTCAAAAACTTCAAAAACAGGTTGATTATCTAAATCAGAATCTTGATTGCGCCATCGTTTCTCATCAAGTGAGAGTATTTGATTCCGAAACCAATAAAACATTGGATTTCTTTAAGAGTCCAAACAAAAACCAGACAAAATTTACTGTTGAAGATTTAATCAATTATGGAAATTTTATTTCGTCACCTTCCAAAATGTTCAGAAAATCATCCATGCCTAAGAATGGCATTGACCCAAACATTCAATTTGTTGCAGATTGGTATCTAAGTATCGAAAATGCATTAAATGGCAATATTGGATTTATAGATGAATGCCTTGCAGAATATAGGTCACACAATAAAAGTTTTATGAAATCAATTAATGGAAAAAATCATTTTGAAGTGATTTCTTACATTATCAATTCACTTGAAACACGCTTTCCCGGAAGATTTTCAAATTTATTTAATCGAAATTGGGCTTATGCCTATTTGATCTATACCACCTTTCATATTAAAAACAACAATTTTAAAGAAGCCCGAACAACGATCTTTAAAAGTATAAAAAACAAACCATTTTATAGTCTCAGTCAGTACTTCTATCTCACTTGGGCCTACATACCCTTTCTAGGATTTATCTTTAAAAAAATCAGATAG
- a CDS encoding DegT/DnrJ/EryC1/StrS family aminotransferase: MAKMINVFGSKVGKEEIENVAGCMESQWMGFGGKVKEFEEKFAAYTKLNNFLMVDSGSNALFMAIALLNLPKGSEIILPSFTWVSCAQAILMNGHIPVFCDVEIDSMNVSRATIEPHITKNTKAIMVVHYAGKPVAMDEILELGLPVIEDAAHAVDSYYKGKICGSIGDVGIYSFDAVKNLTVGEGGGITAKKNEHIERAKLLRYCGIGFSGFDSAASNSNGRWWEYKINEPFIKMLPTNIAANIGLGQLNKFKDLQAFRKDVWDLYQKEFSSINWITTPIEAAKDEQHSYFTYALRVPDRDKFAKYLFDKNIYTTLRYHPLHLNAIYKSNKKLLNTEQLNEDCLSIPLHPNLSENDIDYIITTIKAFKS, encoded by the coding sequence ATGGCAAAGATGATTAATGTATTTGGTTCAAAAGTTGGAAAAGAAGAAATAGAAAATGTAGCCGGATGTATGGAAAGCCAATGGATGGGCTTTGGTGGTAAAGTGAAAGAATTTGAAGAAAAATTTGCTGCCTACACAAAACTTAATAATTTTTTGATGGTGGATAGCGGTTCCAATGCACTTTTTATGGCGATCGCACTCTTAAATCTTCCAAAAGGATCTGAAATCATTTTACCTTCATTTACATGGGTATCCTGCGCACAAGCCATTTTAATGAATGGACACATCCCTGTTTTCTGTGATGTAGAAATTGATTCAATGAATGTTTCTCGAGCAACAATCGAACCTCATATTACAAAAAATACAAAAGCAATCATGGTTGTCCACTATGCAGGAAAACCTGTTGCGATGGACGAAATTTTAGAATTAGGATTGCCGGTGATTGAAGATGCCGCTCACGCGGTTGACTCTTATTACAAAGGGAAAATTTGCGGCAGCATTGGTGATGTTGGTATCTATAGCTTTGATGCGGTAAAAAATTTAACTGTTGGTGAAGGTGGTGGTATAACCGCAAAAAAAAACGAACACATTGAAAGAGCAAAGCTTTTACGCTATTGTGGTATTGGGTTTTCAGGATTTGATTCGGCTGCTTCCAACTCAAACGGAAGATGGTGGGAATATAAAATCAATGAACCATTTATAAAAATGCTTCCTACTAACATTGCTGCAAATATTGGCCTGGGACAATTAAATAAATTTAAAGACTTACAAGCCTTTAGAAAAGATGTTTGGGATCTTTATCAAAAAGAATTTTCATCCATAAATTGGATTACCACACCAATTGAAGCAGCAAAGGATGAACAACACTCTTATTTCACATATGCATTGAGAGTACCCGATAGAGATAAATTTGCAAAATATTTATTTGACAAAAACATCTATACAACACTTAGATACCACCCACTTCATTTGAATGCTATTTATAAAAGCAACAAAAAACTTTTAAATACGGAGCAGTTAAATGAAGACTGCTTAAGCATCCCTCTTCATCCGAATCTTTCAGAAAACGATATTGATTATATTATAACAACCATTAAAGCCTTTAAATCATAA
- the galE gene encoding UDP-glucose 4-epimerase GalE: protein MESNKTILITGGAGYIGSHTIIELLETTPFNIVSIDNYSNSSSETFARIERITGKKITNYPIDICNKKELETVFLNNTSIIGIIHFAAFKAVGESVENPQKYYHNNINSLLNILDCAVKYNVKNFIFSSSCSVYGNIKELPVKETTPLGKAESPYAYTKQVGEEILKDYAKANPKLQTIALRYFNPVGAHLSGFNGESPINKPNNLVPIITNTAIGKLAQMTVYGNNYPTRDGTCIRDYVHVSDIATAHIKALTLLIENKNDLNFSIFNLGTGNGVSVLEAIAAFEKVSGTKLNYKIGPIREGDVGAIYSDNSLSEKTLNWTPKFSLDDMMSSAWKWELEQQNAK, encoded by the coding sequence ATGGAGTCGAACAAAACAATTCTTATTACGGGAGGAGCCGGATATATTGGCTCCCATACAATTATTGAATTACTGGAAACTACACCGTTCAATATTGTATCAATAGATAACTATTCCAATTCTTCCTCTGAAACATTTGCACGAATTGAACGCATCACCGGAAAAAAAATAACGAATTACCCAATTGATATTTGCAACAAAAAAGAATTAGAAACCGTTTTCCTAAATAACACTTCTATTATTGGAATCATTCATTTTGCTGCATTTAAAGCCGTTGGTGAATCAGTTGAAAATCCTCAAAAATATTATCACAATAATATTAACTCATTGTTAAACATTTTAGATTGTGCAGTTAAATACAATGTGAAAAATTTCATTTTCTCCTCCTCTTGCTCCGTTTACGGGAACATCAAAGAACTACCGGTAAAAGAGACAACACCGCTTGGCAAAGCAGAATCTCCATATGCTTATACCAAACAAGTTGGAGAGGAAATTCTTAAAGATTACGCTAAAGCCAATCCAAAACTTCAAACCATCGCTTTGCGTTATTTCAATCCAGTTGGTGCTCACCTATCCGGATTTAATGGTGAATCACCAATCAACAAACCGAATAATCTAGTGCCGATTATAACCAATACAGCCATTGGGAAGTTGGCTCAAATGACTGTTTATGGCAACAATTATCCAACCAGAGATGGAACATGCATCAGAGATTATGTCCATGTTTCTGACATTGCCACCGCTCATATTAAAGCCTTAACCTTACTGATTGAAAATAAAAACGATTTAAATTTTTCAATTTTTAATCTCGGAACAGGAAATGGAGTCAGCGTTCTAGAAGCCATTGCAGCCTTCGAGAAAGTGAGTGGAACAAAATTAAATTATAAAATCGGTCCGATTCGAGAAGGTGATGTAGGTGCCATTTATTCCGACAACTCTTTATCCGAAAAGACATTGAACTGGACCCCAAAATTCAGTTTGGATGATATGATGAGTTCTGCATGGAAATGGGAGCTCGAACAACAAAATGCAAAATAA
- a CDS encoding GNAT family N-acetyltransferase codes for MNKKTDLKSDQNSSIILRSIDKKDLEDLRTWKNANKNSFFHTSEITSEQQNNWYQGYLKRPEDFMFMVYVNNMKIGCMGFRELSTENQIDVYNIILGNEEYGKKGYMGIALKTMCNFAHSIYKNDITVKVLKTNPASNWYKKINFIELSPQIDYFYFKLNKEHFEKYTFETTT; via the coding sequence ATGAATAAAAAAACAGATCTAAAATCGGATCAAAACTCATCCATTATTCTGCGGTCGATTGACAAAAAAGATTTGGAAGACTTGCGTACCTGGAAGAATGCAAATAAAAACAGCTTTTTTCACACATCGGAAATCACTTCTGAGCAGCAAAATAATTGGTATCAAGGCTATCTAAAAAGACCAGAGGATTTTATGTTTATGGTATATGTAAACAATATGAAAATAGGTTGTATGGGGTTTAGAGAACTCTCTACTGAGAATCAGATTGATGTTTATAATATCATTTTAGGAAACGAGGAATATGGCAAAAAAGGATATATGGGAATAGCATTAAAAACAATGTGTAATTTCGCCCATAGTATATATAAAAACGACATAACTGTAAAGGTGCTCAAAACCAACCCTGCATCCAATTGGTATAAAAAAATCAACTTCATTGAATTATCGCCCCAAATTGATTATTTTTACTTCAAATTAAACAAAGAACATTTCGAAAAATATACTTTCGAAACGACTACTTAA
- a CDS encoding FkbM family methyltransferase has translation MASVNSPIRSLLKPLFFKLIGKKGYFLMQYFAKKKDIEQKLLEEPEMKILHHFVSKKSNTIDIGANFAYYSHRLSTLAPQGIVYAFEPIPFTYQVAKKIVEKCNLKNVQLYQLGVGNENKEIVFEVPLQSFGAYSAGQAHMTGRNNELEGKKQHYQFQSHEKIKCTTIRIDDFKEINRSIDFIKIDIEGAELYALMGMTALIKKDLPVILLEINPFFLEGFKIQEKELTDFIQQINYSTYVYDIKLRKLIPYPSNFIESNYIILPNSKLEMYTTLISN, from the coding sequence ATGGCATCAGTAAATTCTCCTATTCGTTCATTACTCAAACCACTCTTTTTTAAACTGATTGGTAAAAAAGGATATTTTTTGATGCAATATTTTGCAAAAAAGAAAGACATTGAACAAAAACTTTTAGAGGAACCGGAGATGAAAATCCTTCATCATTTTGTTTCAAAAAAGAGCAATACAATTGATATTGGTGCTAATTTCGCCTATTACTCACATCGCCTTTCCACTCTAGCACCGCAAGGCATTGTTTATGCATTTGAACCCATTCCCTTTACCTATCAAGTCGCAAAAAAGATTGTCGAAAAATGCAATTTAAAGAACGTGCAATTGTATCAATTAGGAGTTGGCAATGAAAACAAAGAAATTGTATTTGAAGTTCCATTACAAAGTTTTGGTGCCTACAGTGCCGGTCAAGCTCACATGACGGGTAGAAACAATGAATTGGAAGGCAAAAAACAACATTACCAATTTCAATCTCATGAAAAAATAAAGTGCACAACAATTCGAATTGATGATTTTAAAGAAATTAACCGCTCTATCGATTTTATCAAAATTGATATTGAAGGAGCTGAACTATATGCATTAATGGGAATGACAGCTTTAATAAAGAAAGATCTGCCTGTAATTTTGCTCGAAATTAATCCGTTTTTTTTAGAGGGATTTAAAATTCAAGAAAAAGAGTTAACAGATTTTATTCAACAAATCAATTACTCAACCTATGTTTACGATATTAAATTGAGGAAATTGATTCCATATCCATCTAATTTTATTGAAAGTAATTATATCATCCTACCAAATTCAAAACTTGAAATGTATACTACTTTAATATCAAACTAA